One Gordonia pseudamarae genomic window, AGGAGGTCTCCGACCTGGGCGACACCTTCGAGATCGTCAGTGAACCCACCGACCTGATCGCCGTGCGCTCGGCGCTGCAGGAGGCCGGGATCGACTACGACTCGGCCGAGGCCAGCTTCCGCGCGTCGGTCGAGGTCGCGGTCGACGCCGACGGCGCGCGCAAGGTGTTCAAACTCATCGACGCGCTCGAGGACTCCGACGACGTGCAGAACGTGTACAGCAACGTCGACATCAGCGACGAGGTGCTCGCCGAACTCGAGAACGACTGAGCCGTTCACTCCACGAAGGCGCCGCCCACGGGCGGCGCCTTCGTGGTTGCCCGGCCATGGCCCGGTGTTGGGGACGTGGAGTGCGGAGTGTTGTTGTGAGCGTCGCGGCGCCGACCGGCTACCATGTCGAACAGTTGTTCTCTATGCCGGGAGGTGCGCGGGTGCGGGTGATGGGTGTGGATCCGGGATTGACCAGATGCGGTATCGCGCTGGTCGAGTCCGGTAAGGGCCGCTCGGTCACCGCCCTCGATGTCGACGTGGTGCGCACTCCCACCGACATGGAACTCTCGCAACGGCTGCTGGCGGTCTATACCGCGGCCTGCCACTGGCTCGACGTCCACCGGCCCGACGTCGTCGCCATCGAGCGGGTATTCGCTCAGAACCAGGTGTCCACGGCGATGGGTACCGCGCAGGCCGGGGGAGTGATCGCGCTGGCCGCCGGTCAGCGCGATGTGCCGGTGCGCTTCCACACCCCCTCCGAGGTCAAGGCCGCGGTCACCGGCAGCGGCCGCGCCGACAAGGCACAGGTCACCACCATGGTGACGAGGATCCTCGGGATGCAGACCGCACCGAAACCGGCCGACGCCGCCGACGCGCTCGCGCTGGCGATCTGCCACTGCTGGCGCGGTCCGATGGCCGAACGGATGGAGGAGGCCAAACGCAGGGCCGACGCCCTCGCCGCGCGGCACCGGGCCCGCGTCGCCGAGGCCGCGGGCGGTGTCCGGTGATCGCGTCTGCGCGCAACTGTGCGCGCGCCGACCGGACAGGAGGGGCCCGGTGATCGCGTCGGTCCGCGGGCCGGTGATCGATATCGCGCTCGATCATGTGGTCATCGACTGTGGTGGTGTCGGGTACCGGGTGCTGGTCACCCCGCCCACGGTGGCCACGGTTCGGCGGGGGGCCGAGGCCACCCTGCTCACCACGATGATCGTGCGTGAGGACTCGATGACCCTCTACGGTTTCGTCGATCCGGACGCGCGGTCGCTGTTCGGGCTGTTGCAGACGGTCACCGGGGTGGGCCCGCGCCTGGCGATGGCCACTCTGGCGGTACTCGAACCCGACGCGCTGCGGCGCGCACTGGCCGATTCGGATACCAAGGCGCTCATATCGGTGCCGGGTATCGGCAAGCGGGTCGCCGAACGACTCGTCGTCGAGTTGCGGGACAAGGTGGAGATGCCGACCAGTGCCGGTGCCGGTGGTGCGACCGGTGCCGCGGGTTCGGTACGGGGACAGGTCAACGACGCGCTCGTCGGTCTCGGCTTCACCGCCGCGGCGGCGGAGAAGGCCGTGCAGGCGGTGCTCGCCGACAATCCGTCCGCCGACGCGTCCACGGTGCTGCGCATCGCTCTGGGTGCCCTCGGCAAGACGTCATGACCGGCGAGGGGAGGCAGTGATGGACACCGACGACCCGGGACAGTTCTCGGAGGTGAGTGCCGTGCCGATGCCCGGTGACGGCGATTTCGACGCCGGCCTGCGGCCCCGGTCGCTGGCTGATTTCATCGGCCAGCCCAAGGTGCGCGAACAACTCGACCTGGTGTTGCAGGGCGCCAAGGGCCGGGGCAGCACCCCCGATCACATCCTGCTGTCGGGTCCGCCCGGCCTGGGCAAGACATCGCTGGCGATGATCATCGCCTCGGAGATGGGTGCGGCCATCCGTGTCACCTCCGGACCCGCCCTCGAACGGGCCGGGGACCTGGCGGCGATGCTGTCGAACCTGGTCGAGGGAGATGTGCTGTTCATCGACGAGATCCACCGAATCGCCCGGCCCGCCGAGGAGATGCTGTATCTGGCGATGGAGGATTTCCGGGTCGACGTGGTGGTCGGCAAGGGCCCCGGCGCCACGTCCATCCCGCTCGACGTCGCACCGTTCACGCTGGTCGGTGCCACCACCAGGTCCGGGGCACTGACCGGGCCGCTGCGCGACCGGTTCGGGTTCACCGC contains:
- the ruvC gene encoding crossover junction endodeoxyribonuclease RuvC; amino-acid sequence: MRVMGVDPGLTRCGIALVESGKGRSVTALDVDVVRTPTDMELSQRLLAVYTAACHWLDVHRPDVVAIERVFAQNQVSTAMGTAQAGGVIALAAGQRDVPVRFHTPSEVKAAVTGSGRADKAQVTTMVTRILGMQTAPKPADAADALALAICHCWRGPMAERMEEAKRRADALAARHRARVAEAAGGVR
- the ruvA gene encoding Holliday junction branch migration protein RuvA, which codes for MIASVRGPVIDIALDHVVIDCGGVGYRVLVTPPTVATVRRGAEATLLTTMIVREDSMTLYGFVDPDARSLFGLLQTVTGVGPRLAMATLAVLEPDALRRALADSDTKALISVPGIGKRVAERLVVELRDKVEMPTSAGAGGATGAAGSVRGQVNDALVGLGFTAAAAEKAVQAVLADNPSADASTVLRIALGALGKTS
- the ruvB gene encoding Holliday junction branch migration DNA helicase RuvB; this encodes MDTDDPGQFSEVSAVPMPGDGDFDAGLRPRSLADFIGQPKVREQLDLVLQGAKGRGSTPDHILLSGPPGLGKTSLAMIIASEMGAAIRVTSGPALERAGDLAAMLSNLVEGDVLFIDEIHRIARPAEEMLYLAMEDFRVDVVVGKGPGATSIPLDVAPFTLVGATTRSGALTGPLRDRFGFTAHMEFYETDELVRVLRRSAGILGIVMSPDAATEIARRSRGTPRIANRLLRRVRDYAEVRGDGKVTVAVARAALAVYDVDDLGFDRLDRAVLGALIRGFGGGPVGVSTLAVAVGEEPATVEEVCEPYLVRAGMIARTPRGRVATAAAWHHLGLTPPAGAMNATFAVRARDEAAGTLFDEP